From Malaya genurostris strain Urasoe2022 chromosome 2, Malgen_1.1, whole genome shotgun sequence:
CGATGACATCGCTGGTGTCTGGACTGCTGGCACGTTTCAACGTTCCCTGCTCCTGACCACGAATTCCGTTGGCCGTTTCGTAGCTGAAATGGACGGATGAGAAATGAAGCATTTTAGTGGGTCACTTGAAGCCGTGAACAAGTTTCTATCCGACAATTAACAACACTAATCGTCTTAACTGGTATCTAATTATACCACTTTGTTCCGCCGACCGCGATACGATAATCACCGGCTTAAGCAACCGACACTTTGAATGAAAACAATAGATCATTTGGTAGTTTGCCGTGGTAATTAAACCTCACAGATTGGAAGCCGCCTCTCGTAAGTTGtcgcggatttttttttcgtgtgccCAATAGTGAAGATGATTAAGATAGCATATAGTAAGTTGCACCTTCCTTTATCTGGAGACATACAGACAATCGTCATTAACTCGCACTTTCAGCTACCGATGGTGCTAAAGATTTTCTTTGGTTTACTGCGTATGCGTACCTGTACTGATAAGACCCGTCCGGCTCGATGTTGGTGTCTTGAGAAACGATTTCTGACTCCGCCTCGGTTCGTTGAGGTGCCGCGATGCAGGCCGCGATGCACGCTGCCAGTATTAGTAGCTCCTGCAAGTAGTGGAAGATAGTGGTTTGAACTTTGCATACGGTTTAGCTTTGCTGCAAATTGGCCAATTTTGTGTAGATTCAAGTACACGCCTCGGTTAAAATAACGCAGCAAACAGAATTGACGGTTGACGCGACTCTTTAATTAACACGTTTgttatttgattaatatttcTCGCATTCAGGTGAATTGATTTATGATGGTTCGGTGTGGACACAGTGGCAAACAGATGAACTTGAATTTGAATTGCCAGTATGAGAGTTTAGATTTGCGAACTGAAATTATATGTGTATTGTTTAGCTGCATGATTCATTTCAGACATTTTAGACTCTTGGAAAACATACTCAAGACAACAAAAAATTGTCTATGTAACACTTCAAATTCAATAAGGTCGATTCCACAAATTAGTGGACAAAGCAAAGCGCATCGTCTTGACATCTTATGAGGCGGAATATACTAATGAATTGACTTGTCAGAAGTAGTTGAATTGGTTCAATATTGGTATGCCGAATGCCGAAATTCGATGAAAACGAGACCTCTCGTCACGAAAGGTTGAAACAgtgcacacagaaaaaaataatgaaatttacacgacatgtaaatcaatagtgatATGGAAAAGACTTcggttgaatcgaaagtttgattgcAAACGGTCATCGATGTAatactaaattggattgcattgaaatTTCCATGAaaagaactgtatctttcaattaacgctcagTTTTacgtttaaattatattgaaacataCAGAAGTAACTTTAGGATTAAttttctgctccaaatatgtgcatgaaaatagatgtaaattcacaaaatatttttatctctgaAAGCACGATTTTTGAAACGGCTCAAAGAAGAGATATTTCCGATGCACAATACTTCAAAATAAtatctagtgagaaacgggtgtacttttttccattagctactgtcataaatcaaataaacatagatttcccagtgtaatagtaatatagttgagcaacccgtgacactaaaagcaccgtctggcggagaatgggtgcgtaaatgctcctaaaatgcatgcaaaaagttgcctgcgcatttaacacaaccacagtagctaatggaaaaaagtacacccgtttgtcactagaggtgctgttagtgtcaccgtacattgagaaatctatgtttatttgatttatgtatatatatatatatatatatatatatatatatatatatatatatatatatatatatatatatatatatatatatgcatatatatatatatatatatatatatatatatatatatatatatatatatatatatatatatatatatatatatatatatatatatatatatatatatatatatatatatatatatgtatatatatatatatatagagagaGACATCGTtagataaaattttaatttcggaGAAGTGCTGTTTCCAAATCTgggaatttcataatttttattattggatTTAGAGGGATTTAGAGATTAATTGGTAAATTATTGTTGGtcgaaatgtattttatttatatatttcctcatgttttatcacctaaatcaaatctgtatgtgaattgCTAATTTCAAGCTTCATCCGAGATTTTCAAGTATATAGGACAGTTTTTAATACTACGTTTGAAAACAACATGTGAATAATCATTTTCCCTCAGATTCGTAAGGTTTCATCATCTTCATTCGTTCAAACTcaggtatcataaattgaaaaaaatcaacaaagaaTATTctgaatacatgggatatgtgaAAAGAATCACCATTCTACTAGCTCATGATAAAAACGTCATTTCTAGCGAGGTAACGCAAACTAAAGActctcccagaaagtatggacgcaaccaaaaaccgctgcaatTTAGCAaaagttcagaatctgtcaatttttatggctgcgtcttattgtttacattcttctctaaccacttgtgcagttgtttattcgttttcattagtttgtttcgaaatgcgtggactttcagcagaacaacgtcgaaaaattgtgtacaaatgttgcacagaacgcggactgtcactgagcaagatagcaggaagttcggtgaggataacatctttgaggataaaccgaaaacgggtcgaaaaaagatcctgctaacccccagttggataaacgtatagtgaaggcgttcgagcaaaagaaagaggtttcagttcgggatgtggagaaaaaagtgggcacttcgaagtcaaatgttcttcgtgctaaagaacgtttgaatcttcgaaccaagAGGCAGAAAAAACCAAAACGTAgtgcgaaacaagaagcatcgatcaggccgagggttcgaaagctgtacaatacgattcttgctggaaatttgaactgcataatcatggacgacgaaacctacgtgaaactcgattacaaatccttgccgggaccacaatattatacggtgcgagaagggcaagtgttaaaccaatccgagacatcgattgaagtcgaaaaatttggtgcgaaagctatggtctggcaagcaatttttggctgcggtaagatttcgaaactcttcatcaccactgcttcaatgaacagcgaaatatacatcaaggaatgtttacaaaaacgacttctacccaggatccttttgtcttctggcaagattttgcttcttgccactactcgaaatcaacggtagaatggtgtactaccaaaaatgtcactttcgtcccaaaagacatgaatccaccaaattgctcacaacttcgaccaattgaggaattttgggcattaacgaagacacgtcttaggaaacatgtctcggcagccgaaaccattcaacagttcgaaaaaagattggaaaaaagtgtcaaaactggtCGCCAAGGAGtccgtacggaatttaatgaggaacgttcgcaagaaggcgcgccagctagtctacaatggctaagtagcaaatgttgagaataatattctgttgttgtagtctaatattaccatatatcgaataaaatttgaatatctaacacttgtgaattatctacagcgaaatcaaagtgcgtccatactctctgggacagtctttaggaagaacaagaagaagagtataaatattataatataaatatttGGAGTAATTGAAGATAAAACGGCCTTATAAGTAGTGGTATATATATTATGGTTTTGTTTTATGGTTAGGAGAGgtgaaaaaaaactcaattcCAGGTGTGGAATTCAGTTCACTCCCTGTAGGGCTACCGTAGCCCCTGGTTAAATTAATTTTGGAGGTACAGAAAAACTacagtaaaaaattgaatttcacatGTGagctaattcctcatacgatgcaaTTCATAAAGACTTAATCTTCTaaacgacggaaaatttcatttgtaatgatttaatgttggattagcatgaattttactgtaAGATGAAATGgaggctaccacgtttggcataaagccgtttggcataatatcgtttggcataacgacatttggcataatggttatttggcataatggttaattggcataatggttaattggcataatggttatttggcataatggtcatttggcataacagatgctggttaatagaaattgttctaatttactgcaattttaaaggtctaatgcggctacgcctcatcgtttttaatgatctGTTGTCCGATctcgcactcgcggccttcggacgtctcgacctgaatcatctatgacgaacagaatattgtgctagcactaagtgagttgcttgtataaaatgatagtgtgctatttaaaatataaaaaatatgtaattatgctatttcacctaatattattgaaatatttggaccgaatataaaattcacatatttcgttcgagttttccttgcacaacataactcgatcgaaacgcaaacgaaaatttacaaatccAATTACtattatgacaaatggcattatgccaaatgaccattataccaaaagaccattatgccaaataaccgttatgccaaataaccattatgccaaatagcattatgccaaacgggtcgCCCCCGATGAAATGTGTATCagtcgcttcgagttttcgcgtcgctaaaacagcagtattgaacatcTAGGTTATTAGGCaaggaaaaaatatgaaagaattttaataaaatttctttGGTATGCGCCCGTTTTAACAGCAAAAGGTTTTGTTGTGTACCTATCATTTTTCACCACAATTATTAAAAGATGGTTTGTCGAGAGATAcggaaaaaacaatataataacttCAAATGCGAAAACGAATTAAGATTCACTCTTTTACGAAATGGAAATCTAAGGAGACTTCTTAAGCTCCATAATAAATCTCCGAAAACATTTCCTGCTTTCAGAGAAGTAAATCTTCTACTACTTCTTAGTAAAAGCTCTAAAATTTACTCAGCTCTATGAAAgtatacacaattttaatttgatagttGTGAGCCTCATTgaaagcgatgtatcaaagaaatATATGAACCAATCGATTATATTTAATTAGGT
This genomic window contains:
- the LOC131429998 gene encoding endocuticle structural glycoprotein ABD-4-like is translated as MKIELLILAACIAACIAAPQRTEAESEIVSQDTNIEPDGSYQYSYETANGIRGQEQGTLKRASSPDTSDVIVAAGSVTYTAPDGQVITLNYAADDENGFQPQGDHLPTPPPIPPQIQKALDYLASLPPANRRR